One Aethina tumida isolate Nest 87 chromosome 5, icAetTumi1.1, whole genome shotgun sequence genomic window carries:
- the LOC126264121 gene encoding leucine-rich repeat-containing protein 40-like, with protein MEKQSKVKSRKKFVHPVFHLQTKNDDDTHITKDVIKQVKKTGRLNLSSKHLVNVPPKMFSMYDMEEDRAVTIDFNSSLKDDEAWWSVKPLTHLDLSSNVLTSINEEIGMFQDLVSLNLQDNNISELPKCIGNLKQLTKLNLNHNKINKLPDELCTLTELKIFSVSYNHLEQLPEAFPDLVMLQKLDLSNNCISNLPSGLGFLIRLTEINFSNNKLRELPPDIVNLRDLLKLDLRHNNLQALPDMGEMRKLQILYATHNDITEIPSFQGCDQVQELYFGNNYIKEIPEDFCEHLMHLKILELRDNQIETIPENFCLPHLINLDLTNNELTSIPNNFATFPHLQTLKLEGNKLRQIRTDIIKAGTTRILQHLREKQKESQESTITPKVSLEEGQFPDRFTMRNGNMLNLAMKNISHIPDECFNEAKEANVTIVDICKNIFTEVPSGLKLIIGNITELNLSFNHIKFLPEWLSECDKLKYCNLSNNLLDSLPESMGQMVYLRELVLSNNRFVSIPGCVYEMVGLEILLVNDNSLSDINIEGLKMLTRLATLDLSNNNIAHVPPELGNLTQIRHIELRGNSFRQPRYAILEQGTESVLSYLRDRIPK; from the exons ATGGAGAAACAGTCGAAAGTCAAGTCAAGAAAAAAGTTTGTGCATCCAGTTTTCCATTTGCAAACGAAAAACGACGATGATACACACATTACCAAAGATGTAATCAAACAGGTGAAGAAAACTGGTAGGCTCAATCTATCTTCCAAACATTTAGTCAATG TGCCACCAAAAATGTTCAGTATGTATGATATGGAAGAAGATAGAGCAGtaacaattgattttaatagctCCCTGAAGGATGATGAAGCCTGGTGGTCTGTAAAACCTTTAACACACCTGGATCTCAGCTCAAATGTATTGACCAGTATTAATGAAGAGATTGGAATGTTTCAAGATTTAGTCTCACTTAAT ctCCAAGACAATAACATTAGTGAGTTGCCTAAGTGTATTGGAAACttgaaacaattaacaaaacttaatttgaacCATAACAAGATTAACAAATTGCCTGATGAACTATGTACTCTAActgaactaaaaatattttctgtaagCTACAACCATTTGGAACAGTTACCTGAGGCGTTTCCTGATTTGGTGATGTTGCAAAAATTG GATTTATCTAACAACTGTATCTCTAATCTACCTTCTGGTTTAGGTTTTCTAATTCGTCTTACTGAGATTAACTtttcaaacaacaaattaaggGAGCTTCCTCCTGACATTGTTAACTTAAGGG ATTTGCTGAAGTTGGACCTCCGACATAATAATTTGCAAGCTCTACCAGACATGGGAGAAATGAGAAAACTACAGATATTATATGCTACTCACAATGATATAACTGAAATCCCTAGTTTTCAAGGTTGTGATCAAGTTCaagaattatattttggaaacaattacattaaa GAAATACCTGAAGATTTTTGTGAACATTTGATGCACTTAAAAATACTGGAATTAAGAGACAACCAAATTGAAACCATAcctgaaaatttttgtttgccCCACTTAATTAACTTAGATTTAACCAACAATGAATTAACAAG caTTCCTAACAATTTCGCAACTTTCCCACATTTACAAACTCTGAAGCTAGAAGGCAACAAACTTAGACAAATTAGAACTGATATTATTAAAGCAGGCACAACCAGAATATTACAACATTTGAGGGAAAAACAAAAGGAAAGTCAAGAAAGTACAATAACACCAAAGGTATCTTTGGAAGAAGGGCAATTTCCAGACAGATTTACCATGAGAAATGGTAATATGTTGAATTTGGCAATGAAAAATATCTCACACATTCCAGATGAATGTTTTAATGAAGCTAAGGAAGCTAATGTCACCATTGTTGATATTTGCAAAAACATTTTCACAGAGGTTCCTTCAGG TTTGAAGCTCATCATTGGAAACATCACAGAACTCAACTTGTCCTtcaatcatataaaatttctgcCTGAATGGCTAAGTGAATGTGACAAATTGAAGTATTGCAATttgtctaataatttattggataGCCTTCCTGAATCCATGGGACAAATGGTGTATCTAAGAGAGCTGGTACTTTCAAATAAcag GTTTGTGTCAATTCCTGGATGTGTCTATGAGATGGTGGGACTTGAAATACTTTTGGTGAATGATAATTCTTTGTCAGACATAAACATTGAAGGACTTAAAATGCTTACCAGATTGGCTACATTAGATTtatcaaacaataatataGCCCATGTGCCTCCAGAACTAGGAAATTTGACACAAATAAg acaTATTGAACTCAGGGGAAATTCATTTAGGCAGCCAAGATATGCTATACTTGAACAAGGTACAGAATCAGTATTATCTTATTTAAGAGATAGAATTCCAAAGtga
- the LOC109605809 gene encoding uncharacterized protein LOC109605809 isoform X1 has protein sequence MKTRTMSAKIVINRNVRTLWTQVQPNGVLLKQTAKYTNYPVCIYKRRDRSNFVVKCKFSVNSPQCGSAGRAETTSTTQGLTKLQAEELILRLNGEERNILLGALHEYQSKLVKDEYEGQLAASRWRSKYGRPSKLPSLGDVDPTGTYCPVPEDWLQKKFAESVPKPTTKNLVDIAIANSIPFIGFGFLDNFFMLFFGDYIDIYLGSYFCLTTMGAAALGNTLSDILGIGTAFYVERLANKIGFSPPKLSPIQMDMSCSRNAANFGRVLGVTLGCLLGMCPLLFRTKSKEDDEDEEKEESVDGKLAEAT, from the exons ATGAAAACACGAACAATGTCGGCCAAAATAGTGATAAATCGCAACGTTAGGACTTTGTGGACGCAAGTGCAACCGAATGGAGTGCTGTTAAAACAGACCGCCAAATATACCAACTATCCAGTGTGTATTTACAAGAGGAGGGACCGTTCAAATTTTGTGGTAAAGTGTAAATTCAGTGTGAACTCGCCGCAGTGCGGTTCCGCCGGCAGGGCCGAAACGACGAGCACGACACAGGGCCTCACCAAATTGCAGGCGGAAGAATTAATTCTTCGTCTGAACGGCGAAGAAAGAAACATACTTCTCGGCGCCCTGCACGAATACCAATCAAAATTAGTCAAAGACGAATACGAAG GTCAGTTGGCGGCTTCGAGGTGGCGTAGCAAATATGGGCGGCCGAGCAAACTGCCCAGCCTGGGCGACGTCGATCCCACCGGCACGTACTGTCCCGTGCCCGAGGATTGGCTCCAGAAGAAGTTCG cTGAATCAGTTCCTAAACCAACTACGAAAAACCTAGTCGACA tcgcCATCGCAAACTCCATTCCTTTCATCGGATTCGGATTCCTCGACAATTTCTTCATGCTGTTTTTT GGAGACTACATCGATATCTACCTCGGTTCGTACTTTTGCCTGACCACAATGGGCGCTGCAGCCTTGGGCAACACCCTCTCCGACATACTGGGCATAGGCACGGCGTTCTACGTGGAACGCCTGGCCAACAAAATCGGTTTCAGTCCGCCGAAACTGTCGCCCATCCAGATGGACATGAGCTGCTCGAGGAACGCGGCCAATTTCGGCAGAGTGCTGGGCGTCACTTTGGGTTGTTTGTTGGGCATGTGTCCGTTGCTGTTCAGGACGAAGAGCAAGGAGGACGATGAGGACGAGGAGAAGGAAGAATCGGTGGATGGAAAGTTGGCAGAGGCGACTTAA
- the LOC109605809 gene encoding transmembrane protein 65 isoform X2, giving the protein MKTRTMSAKIVINRNVRTLWTQVQPNGVLLKQTAKYTNYPVCIYKRRDRSNFVVKCKFSVNSPQCGSAGRAETTSTTQGLTKLQAEELILRLNGEERNILLGALHEYQSKLVKDEYEAESVPKPTTKNLVDIAIANSIPFIGFGFLDNFFMLFFGDYIDIYLGSYFCLTTMGAAALGNTLSDILGIGTAFYVERLANKIGFSPPKLSPIQMDMSCSRNAANFGRVLGVTLGCLLGMCPLLFRTKSKEDDEDEEKEESVDGKLAEAT; this is encoded by the exons ATGAAAACACGAACAATGTCGGCCAAAATAGTGATAAATCGCAACGTTAGGACTTTGTGGACGCAAGTGCAACCGAATGGAGTGCTGTTAAAACAGACCGCCAAATATACCAACTATCCAGTGTGTATTTACAAGAGGAGGGACCGTTCAAATTTTGTGGTAAAGTGTAAATTCAGTGTGAACTCGCCGCAGTGCGGTTCCGCCGGCAGGGCCGAAACGACGAGCACGACACAGGGCCTCACCAAATTGCAGGCGGAAGAATTAATTCTTCGTCTGAACGGCGAAGAAAGAAACATACTTCTCGGCGCCCTGCACGAATACCAATCAAAATTAGTCAAAGACGAATACGAAG cTGAATCAGTTCCTAAACCAACTACGAAAAACCTAGTCGACA tcgcCATCGCAAACTCCATTCCTTTCATCGGATTCGGATTCCTCGACAATTTCTTCATGCTGTTTTTT GGAGACTACATCGATATCTACCTCGGTTCGTACTTTTGCCTGACCACAATGGGCGCTGCAGCCTTGGGCAACACCCTCTCCGACATACTGGGCATAGGCACGGCGTTCTACGTGGAACGCCTGGCCAACAAAATCGGTTTCAGTCCGCCGAAACTGTCGCCCATCCAGATGGACATGAGCTGCTCGAGGAACGCGGCCAATTTCGGCAGAGTGCTGGGCGTCACTTTGGGTTGTTTGTTGGGCATGTGTCCGTTGCTGTTCAGGACGAAGAGCAAGGAGGACGATGAGGACGAGGAGAAGGAAGAATCGGTGGATGGAAAGTTGGCAGAGGCGACTTAA
- the LOC109605803 gene encoding COP9 signalosome complex subunit 5: MSKAGAPSNPKAVAQKTWELSNNVEIVSSVDEIYRYDKQQQQDILAAKPWDKDPYFFKDIKISALALLKMVMHARSGGTLEVMGLILGKVDGNTMIVMDSFALPVEGTETRVNAQAQAYEYMSSYIEAAKLVGRQENAIGWYHSHPGYGCWLSGIDVSTQMLNQNFQEPFVAIVIDPVRTISAGKVCLGAFRTFPKGYKPANEEPSEYQTIPLNKIEDFGVHCKQYYSLEVSYFKSSLDRRLLDSLWNKYWVNTLSSSSLLTNADYTTGQIFDLSEKLEQSEAAIGRGGFIVGGTDPHEKRTEDKLLKATKDSCKTTIEIIHGLMAQMIKDRLFNSCKPNNNITS; the protein is encoded by the exons ATGTCTAAAGCCGGTGCCCCGTCTAACCCAAAAGCGGTCGCTCAAAAAACTTGGGAGCTCTCAAACAATGTAGAAATAGTGAGTTCAGTGGACGAAATTTACCGATATGacaaacaacaacagcaaGACATTCTCGCTGCCAAACCATGGGATAAGGA CCCCTACTTCTTTAAGGACATAAAGATCTCTGCACTGGCCTTACTCAAAATGGTAATGCATGCAAGATCTGGAGGTACATTAGAAGTTATGGGTTTGATTCTTGGAAAGGTTGACGGCAACACGATGATCGTCATGGATTCGTTTGCCTTGCCGGTAGAAGGAACTGAAACTAGGGTAAATGCACAAGCTCAAGCCTATGAGTATATGAGTTCCTACATAGAAGCAGCGAAATTGGTTGGTCGACAAGAAAATGCCATTGGCTGGTACCACAGTCATCCTGGTTATGGATGTTGGTTGTCTGGAATAGATGTCAGCACTCAAATGCTTAACCAAAACTTCCAAGAACCTTTTGTTGCTATTGTGATTGATCCAGTACGTACAATATCTGCTGGAAAAGTGTGCCTGGGAGCATTCAGGACCTTTCCTAAGGGCTACAAGCCTGCTAATGAAGAACCATCTGAATACCAAACAAttcctttaaataaaatagaagatTTTGGAGTGCATTGCAAGCAATATTACTCCCTGGAGGTGTCATATTTCAAATCTTCATTGGACAGGAGACTTTTGGATTCATTGTGGAACAAGTATTGGGTTAATACTCTCAGTTCTTCCAGTTTATTAACCAACGCAGATTACACGACTGGACAGATATTTGATCTATCAGAAAAATTGGAGCAATCAGAAGCAGCGATCG GTCGTGGCGGTTTTATTGTTGGAGGTACCGATCCCCATGAAAAAAGAACAGAGGATAAATTGTTGAAAGCGACAAAGGACAGTTGTAAAACAACCATAGAAATAATTCATGGTTTAATGGCACAAATGATCAAGGACAGATTATTTAACAGCTGCAAgccaaacaataatataactaGTTAA